The following are encoded together in the Citrus sinensis cultivar Valencia sweet orange chromosome 1, DVS_A1.0, whole genome shotgun sequence genome:
- the LOC107176657 gene encoding RING-H2 finger protein ATL72-like, with the protein MASAYSSAINNNTVLRCPIIDLSFDLDEALTMTTTDTPSTPSDDQDQQKIEVTGTNGGLLMVASDLPTGAGSGTTEGVCMVCMEDFDSQEFPGKQVPCGHVFHAKCISTWISLSNSCPVCRSRCIISG; encoded by the coding sequence ATGGCGTCTGCATATTCGTCGGCGATCAACAACAACACCGTCTTACGCTGTCCAATAATCGATCTAAGCTTCGACCTCGACGAGGCTCTAACGATGACGACCACAGACACTCCGTCAACGCCATCAGATGATCAAGACCAACAGAAGATTGAAGTCACGGGAACAAACGGTGGATTGCTGATGGTGGCGTCGGACTTGCCCACAGGTGCCGGTAGTGGTACTACTGAAGGCGTTTGCATGGTCTGCATGGAAGATTTTGATTCGCAGGAATTCCCCGGCAAGCAAGTTCCATGCGGCCACGTGTTCCACGCGAAGTGTATCTCCACGTGGATCTCCCTTTCTAATTCTTGCCCTGTGTGCCGCAGTCGTTGTATAATCTCCGGCTGA